The following DNA comes from Sinorhizobium mexicanum.
GGCGACATTCCTGGTCGCCCACGGTTCCGTCACAATTCATAGCAGGTCAAAACCCGCCCGCAATTAGACAAAAGGACATTCGGTACTGAAAGAATTGCAATTTCGCGACAGTGACGTTATAGAGGCGCTCAATTCCCGGAAATCAGTGGTAGACTCCACGGCCCGCGACACCGGCGCGGACGGACAAAAGGACTATATCCATGGCTCAGCAACTGCTTATGCCCAAGGCAACCGCCGTCTGGCTCGTTGACAACACAGCGCTGTCGTTCGACCAGATCGCGCAGTTCTGCAAGCTGCACCCGCTCGAAGTGAAAGCGATCGCCGACGGTGAATCGGCGCAGGGCATCAAGGGCCTCGATCCGATCGCCACCGGTCAGCTCTCTCGCGACGAGATCGCACGCGGCGAGGCAAATCCGAACCACAAGCTCAAGCTCTCCGAACCGAAGGTTCGTGTTCCGGACTCCAAGCGGAAGGGCCCGCGCTACACGCCCGTCTCCAAGCGCCAGGACCGTCCGAACGCCATCCTCTGGCTGGTGCGCAACCATCCTGAACTCAAGGACGCACAGATTTCGCGGCTGGTCGGCACGACGAAGACGACGATCGAGCAGATTCGCGAACGCACCCATTGGAACTCGGCCAACCTGACGCCGATGGATCCGGTGACGCTCGGCCTCTGCTCGCAGATCGACCTCGATCTGGAAGTCGAACGCGCCGCCAAGGGCCGCCCGCTGCCGACGGCAGCCGAGGCGGGTGCAACGCTGGAGGCAGCACAGGAGACCGAAAAGCTCGGTTACAACTACGACCGCGAGGAAGAGAAGGAAATCGACGCCGATGCCGTCTTCGCCAAGCTGAAGTCGTTGAAGTCGGATCGCAAGGACGACGAAGACGACGACTACTGATCGTTGTCGACCTTAAGGACGTGCGCAAAACCCGGTTCGCGAGAGCCGGGTTTTTTGTTGGCCACCGCATCGATTGCAGGTGCGGCCACAAGATTTACCCCTCATCTTAACCCGGAGAAGATCGCGGCAGCAGGATCAGGGCCGAAAAGCGCCAGCTCGGCGCTCTGGAGCAATTCCAGGAAAAGTGTGTAACGGTTTTCCGTCCGGAATTGCGTAGTTTCAGAGAGTTAGCTCGCTGTTTCAATGAAACGATGAAATGATCTAAACACCGATGCCCTTCGCGTGCAGCGCCTCGGTGATCTCGTCGAGGATCGCCGGATCATCGATCGTCGCCGGCATCTTCCAGGGCTGGCAGTCGGC
Coding sequences within:
- a CDS encoding DUF1013 domain-containing protein, with the protein product MAQQLLMPKATAVWLVDNTALSFDQIAQFCKLHPLEVKAIADGESAQGIKGLDPIATGQLSRDEIARGEANPNHKLKLSEPKVRVPDSKRKGPRYTPVSKRQDRPNAILWLVRNHPELKDAQISRLVGTTKTTIEQIRERTHWNSANLTPMDPVTLGLCSQIDLDLEVERAAKGRPLPTAAEAGATLEAAQETEKLGYNYDREEEKEIDADAVFAKLKSLKSDRKDDEDDDY